One genomic region from Haloterrigena gelatinilytica encodes:
- the metX gene encoding homoserine O-acetyltransferase MetX: MTTKDTIDLGEFQFLSGESIPNLEVAYETYGEFTGDNAVLICHALTGSSHVARRPDSGGDTAGQARAWWGDVVGPGKAIDTSEYYVVCANAPGSCYGTTGPSSENPETGEPYGTDFPPVTVGDWTRSQRKLLDELGVGRLRAVVGGSVGGMNVLDWLRRYPDDVERAGVVASAARLDPQCLALDTVARRAITSDPNWNGGHYYDGPEPEDGLARARQIGHIMYLSKASMSRKFGRRSAGRETVREEQPDPAAAFFPYREVESYLDYQAEKFVDRFDANSYLYMTRAMDDFDLSAGYESDADALAAFEGELLLLSFTGDWHFTTEQAEALAEAARESSVDVAHHVVESDHGHDAFLVEPEKVGPPLSDLLETGLAGRAITDTAGEDEPVESESFAPVHTSLFSE, translated from the coding sequence ATGACGACCAAAGACACGATCGACCTCGGCGAGTTCCAGTTCCTCTCCGGGGAATCGATCCCGAACCTCGAGGTAGCCTACGAGACCTACGGCGAGTTTACGGGCGACAACGCGGTGCTGATCTGCCACGCGCTCACCGGGAGTTCCCACGTCGCACGGCGTCCCGACTCGGGCGGCGACACCGCCGGTCAGGCCCGCGCCTGGTGGGGCGACGTCGTCGGCCCCGGGAAGGCCATCGACACCAGCGAGTACTACGTGGTCTGTGCGAACGCGCCCGGGTCGTGTTACGGGACGACCGGGCCGTCCAGCGAGAACCCCGAGACGGGCGAGCCCTACGGGACCGACTTCCCGCCGGTCACGGTCGGCGACTGGACCCGGTCCCAGCGCAAGTTGCTCGACGAACTCGGCGTCGGCCGGCTCCGCGCGGTCGTCGGCGGCAGCGTCGGCGGGATGAACGTCCTCGACTGGCTGCGCCGGTACCCGGACGACGTCGAGCGGGCCGGCGTCGTCGCTTCGGCCGCTCGTCTCGATCCGCAGTGTCTCGCGCTCGATACGGTCGCCCGGCGGGCGATCACCAGCGATCCGAACTGGAACGGCGGCCACTACTACGACGGCCCCGAGCCCGAGGACGGGCTGGCTCGAGCGCGCCAGATCGGTCACATCATGTACCTCTCGAAGGCCTCGATGAGCCGCAAGTTCGGCCGGCGCTCGGCGGGCCGGGAGACCGTCCGCGAGGAGCAGCCCGACCCCGCGGCCGCCTTCTTCCCCTACCGGGAGGTCGAGTCCTATCTCGACTATCAGGCCGAGAAGTTCGTCGATCGGTTCGACGCCAACAGCTACCTCTACATGACCCGCGCGATGGACGACTTCGATCTCTCGGCGGGCTACGAGTCCGACGCCGACGCGCTGGCGGCGTTCGAGGGGGAACTCCTCTTGCTCTCCTTTACCGGCGACTGGCACTTCACCACCGAGCAGGCCGAGGCGCTGGCCGAGGCCGCCCGCGAGTCGAGCGTCGACGTCGCCCACCACGTCGTCGAGTCCGACCACGGCCACGACGCCTTCCTCGTCGAGCCCGAGAAGGTCGGGCCGCCGCTGTCGGACCTGCTCGAGACCGGCCTCGCCGGACGGGCGATCACCGACACCGCCGGCGAGGACGAGCCGGTCGAGTCCGAGTCGTTCGCGCCGGTTCACACGAGCCTATTTTCTGAGTGA
- a CDS encoding O-acetylhomoserine aminocarboxypropyltransferase/cysteine synthase family protein: MSDDASDGTADESERPERGLGTRSVHAGQSPDPETGAMAPPIFQTTSYVFDDADTAADRYALEDDGYIYSRIANPTVRTLEKRLASLEGGADAVATASGMAALDSATLILAEAGDNVVCSTDTYGGTTAYFSKTASRRNIETTFVPTLEYDAYDDAIDEDTAFVHVETIGNPSLVTPDFERVAEIAHENGVPLVVDNTFATPALCRPLEHGADVVWESTTKWLHGSGTTVGGVLVDGGSFPWGEHGYDEIAGPNHAYHDVDFSRDFPEAPFAATARYRSLRSLGNQQSPFDAWQTLQGLESMPLRVEKHCENAQVVAEYLADHEDVAWVTHPGLENHPTHDNARQYLADFGGMVAFGLEGGFEAGKTFCENVEVAQFLANIGDAKTLVIHPASTTHGQLTSEEREEAGVTDDLVRMSVGIEDPADILADLEQAIEAASD; this comes from the coding sequence ATGAGCGACGACGCGAGCGACGGGACCGCCGACGAATCGGAGCGTCCCGAGCGCGGTCTCGGGACACGAAGCGTCCACGCCGGCCAATCGCCCGATCCGGAGACGGGAGCGATGGCCCCGCCGATCTTCCAGACGACCTCCTACGTCTTCGACGACGCCGACACCGCCGCCGACCGCTACGCCCTGGAGGACGACGGCTACATCTACTCTCGCATCGCGAACCCGACCGTTCGCACCCTCGAGAAACGCCTCGCCTCGCTCGAGGGCGGCGCGGACGCGGTCGCGACGGCCAGCGGGATGGCCGCGCTGGATTCCGCCACGCTGATCCTCGCCGAGGCGGGCGACAACGTGGTCTGTTCGACCGACACCTACGGCGGCACGACGGCCTACTTCTCGAAGACCGCCTCCCGCAGGAACATCGAGACGACGTTCGTCCCCACCCTCGAGTACGACGCCTACGACGACGCCATCGACGAGGACACCGCGTTCGTCCACGTCGAGACGATCGGCAACCCGTCGCTGGTGACGCCGGACTTCGAGCGCGTCGCCGAGATCGCCCACGAGAACGGCGTCCCGCTCGTGGTGGACAACACCTTCGCGACGCCGGCGCTCTGTCGCCCGCTCGAGCACGGCGCCGACGTCGTCTGGGAGTCGACGACCAAGTGGCTCCACGGCTCCGGCACGACCGTCGGCGGCGTCCTCGTCGACGGCGGCTCGTTCCCGTGGGGCGAGCACGGCTACGACGAGATCGCGGGCCCGAACCACGCCTACCACGACGTCGACTTCTCGCGGGACTTCCCCGAAGCCCCCTTCGCCGCGACGGCGCGCTACCGCTCGCTGCGCAGCCTGGGGAACCAGCAGTCGCCGTTCGACGCGTGGCAGACCCTGCAGGGCCTCGAGTCGATGCCGCTGCGCGTCGAGAAACACTGCGAGAACGCCCAGGTCGTCGCGGAGTACCTGGCCGACCACGAGGACGTCGCCTGGGTCACCCATCCGGGTCTCGAGAACCATCCGACCCACGACAACGCCCGACAGTATCTCGCGGACTTCGGCGGCATGGTCGCGTTCGGCCTCGAGGGCGGCTTCGAGGCGGGCAAGACCTTCTGCGAGAACGTCGAGGTCGCGCAGTTCCTCGCGAACATCGGCGACGCGAAGACGCTCGTCATCCACCCCGCGAGCACGACCCACGGCCAGTTGACCTCCGAGGAGCGGGAGGAAGCCGGCGTCACCGACGACCTCGTCCGGATGTCGGTCGGGATCGAGGACCCCGCGGACATCCTGGCCGACCTCGAGCAGGCCATCGAGGCCGCGAGCGACTGA
- a CDS encoding DsrE family protein translates to MQTVFHLIADDPDQRQTALTIAENLTEDDSVEIDDIAIVAQAEGIEPLTAGGDGSNMVEELLETGIAVKACGNTLELKDLAESDLVDGVETVPSGGGELTRLQDEGYAYIRP, encoded by the coding sequence GTGCAGACAGTATTCCACCTGATCGCCGACGACCCGGACCAGCGACAGACCGCCCTCACCATCGCCGAGAACCTCACGGAGGACGACTCCGTCGAGATCGACGACATCGCCATCGTCGCGCAGGCCGAGGGGATCGAACCGCTGACGGCCGGCGGCGACGGCAGCAACATGGTCGAAGAACTGCTCGAGACCGGCATCGCGGTCAAGGCTTGTGGCAACACCCTCGAACTGAAGGACCTCGCGGAGTCCGACCTCGTCGACGGCGTCGAGACCGTCCCCTCCGGCGGCGGGGAACTGACCCGGCTGCAGGACGAGGGGTACGCCTACATTCGGCCGTAG
- a CDS encoding class I SAM-dependent methyltransferase, translating into MTQPTRDDETVKDLVQQHWDGRAATFDEEPHHGIHTGEQRDRWLEVLRETIGDDPRRVLDAGCGTGVLSLLLAELGHDVTGVDFAPSMLERAREKARAAGQSVEFHRGDAEALAAPDDAFDLLTARHLVWTLPNPAAAIREWQRVVEPGGRILLVEGYWDHDEPWDEYEVIHDDLPLYDGRPPDELREVLLEVGLRDVTYEPLQDSTLWGREPRHDYYLMSGTVPR; encoded by the coding sequence GTGACGCAGCCGACTCGGGACGACGAAACCGTCAAGGACCTCGTTCAGCAGCACTGGGACGGCCGCGCGGCGACGTTCGACGAGGAGCCCCACCACGGGATCCACACCGGCGAACAGCGCGACCGCTGGCTCGAGGTCCTCCGCGAGACGATCGGCGACGACCCGCGTCGCGTCCTCGACGCGGGCTGTGGAACGGGCGTCCTCTCGCTGTTGCTGGCGGAACTCGGCCACGACGTTACGGGCGTCGATTTCGCGCCGTCGATGCTCGAGCGCGCCCGAGAGAAGGCTCGAGCGGCGGGCCAGTCGGTCGAGTTCCACCGCGGGGACGCGGAGGCGCTCGCCGCTCCGGACGACGCGTTCGACCTCCTCACGGCACGACATCTCGTCTGGACGCTTCCGAATCCCGCGGCGGCGATTCGAGAGTGGCAGCGAGTGGTCGAGCCGGGCGGTCGGATCCTCCTCGTCGAGGGCTACTGGGACCACGACGAACCGTGGGACGAGTATGAAGTGATTCACGACGACCTCCCGCTGTACGACGGCCGACCCCCGGACGAACTGCGCGAGGTGCTCCTCGAGGTGGGCCTTCGGGACGTCACGTACGAACCGCTGCAGGACTCGACGCTGTGGGGTCGAGAGCCCCGCCACGACTATTATCTGATGAGCGGGACCGTTCCGCGCTGA
- a CDS encoding DUF6517 family protein, with protein sequence MTFTRRGFLAAGATAGASALAGCTDFVADSLSSDSATVARGALEETGYAERTVEEVVVERTVGRFGLERTIEARNWYAEYDRALALDALGLGRLQASVVSVLTTPQVSVLGKTFNPVGDYSTDELVALIQSRYDELEGVERVGAESVSILGAETTLVRYRAEARLIDAGTTVDVFLQVGEPVAHGDDFVIGVAVFPQARGFETESGNVRTLLETLEHG encoded by the coding sequence ATGACTTTCACGCGCCGCGGATTCCTCGCAGCGGGGGCGACCGCCGGAGCGAGCGCGCTCGCCGGCTGTACCGATTTCGTCGCCGATTCGCTCTCGTCGGATTCGGCGACCGTCGCTCGAGGGGCCCTCGAGGAGACCGGCTACGCCGAACGCACCGTCGAAGAGGTCGTCGTCGAGCGGACCGTCGGTCGGTTCGGACTCGAGCGGACGATCGAGGCCCGCAACTGGTACGCCGAGTACGACCGCGCGCTCGCGCTCGACGCGCTCGGACTGGGACGGTTGCAGGCGTCGGTCGTCTCCGTGCTCACGACGCCGCAGGTGTCGGTGCTCGGGAAGACGTTCAATCCCGTCGGCGACTACTCCACGGACGAACTCGTCGCCTTGATCCAGAGCCGGTACGACGAACTCGAGGGCGTCGAGCGCGTCGGCGCGGAGTCGGTCTCGATACTGGGGGCGGAGACGACGCTGGTCCGCTACCGCGCCGAGGCTCGATTGATCGACGCCGGGACGACCGTCGACGTCTTCCTGCAGGTCGGCGAACCCGTCGCCCACGGAGACGACTTCGTGATCGGCGTCGCCGTCTTCCCCCAGGCACGGGGCTTCGAAACCGAGTCCGGGAACGTTCGGACGCTGCTCGAGACCCTCGAGCACGGCTGA
- a CDS encoding MFS transporter, producing MHSSDRDRIVLAAVVFAVLFSQLLLYPGVSTLVDALGADAATSAFAATDLDASMWFLVAEFAGYVAFVGVWGAASDITGRRTPFIVAGALAGAASYAALAAVPAIGSIPFEGVLVMRVVQGAMTIGAFSLTMTMLMDLEGGHGRNMGAAGIAIGLGAALGAPIGGQLSEADPLAPLLGAAGLLVVVGLLVTRVPDRSPDSRRAVRALLEGVRKRPTLSIPFAFGFIDRMTAGFFALVGTLYFQDAFDVGPAATGLLLACFFAPFALLQYPMGALSDRIGRTIPIVVGSVCYGVGILAVGAAPSIATAAIGMVGVGVLGALVSPATMALVTDIAAESERGLAMAGFNVAGSLGFLGGFLIGGTVASDYGYGLAFLAVGGLEIAIALLAVPVFLRLSIGRRNEFATEDRGPF from the coding sequence GTGCACTCGAGCGACCGAGACCGGATCGTGCTCGCGGCCGTCGTCTTCGCCGTGCTGTTCTCCCAGCTGTTGCTCTACCCGGGCGTGTCGACCCTCGTCGACGCGCTCGGGGCCGACGCGGCGACGTCGGCGTTCGCGGCGACCGACCTCGACGCCAGCATGTGGTTCCTCGTCGCGGAGTTCGCGGGCTACGTCGCCTTCGTCGGCGTCTGGGGCGCCGCGAGCGATATCACGGGGCGTCGCACGCCCTTCATCGTCGCCGGGGCGCTCGCCGGCGCCGCCAGCTACGCCGCCCTCGCCGCCGTTCCCGCGATCGGATCGATCCCGTTCGAGGGCGTCCTCGTCATGCGGGTCGTACAGGGCGCGATGACCATCGGCGCGTTCTCGCTGACGATGACCATGCTGATGGACCTCGAGGGCGGTCACGGCCGCAACATGGGCGCGGCGGGGATCGCCATCGGTCTCGGCGCCGCGCTCGGCGCCCCGATCGGCGGCCAGCTCTCCGAAGCGGACCCGCTCGCGCCGCTGCTCGGCGCCGCCGGGTTGCTCGTGGTCGTCGGCCTGCTCGTCACGCGTGTCCCGGACCGCTCGCCCGACAGCCGGCGGGCCGTTCGCGCGCTCCTCGAGGGCGTTCGGAAGCGACCGACGCTGTCGATCCCCTTCGCCTTCGGCTTCATCGACCGAATGACGGCGGGCTTCTTCGCGCTCGTCGGCACGCTCTACTTCCAGGACGCCTTCGACGTCGGTCCCGCCGCGACCGGGCTGTTGCTGGCGTGCTTTTTCGCCCCCTTCGCGCTGTTACAGTACCCGATGGGGGCGCTCTCGGACCGGATCGGTCGAACGATACCGATCGTCGTCGGCTCGGTGTGTTACGGCGTCGGGATCCTCGCGGTCGGGGCCGCGCCGTCGATCGCGACCGCGGCGATCGGCATGGTCGGCGTCGGCGTCCTCGGTGCGCTGGTCTCGCCGGCGACGATGGCGCTGGTCACCGACATCGCCGCCGAGAGCGAGCGCGGCCTCGCGATGGCCGGCTTCAACGTCGCCGGCAGCCTCGGCTTCCTCGGCGGCTTCCTGATCGGCGGCACCGTCGCCAGCGACTACGGCTACGGCCTCGCCTTCCTCGCCGTCGGCGGCCTCGAGATCGCCATCGCACTGTTGGCCGTACCGGTCTTCCTACGCCTGTCGATCGGGCGTCGCAACGAGTTCGCAACCGAAGACCGTGGACCGTTCTGA
- a CDS encoding plastocyanin/azurin family copper-binding protein yields the protein MARDNPISRRTALKATGATAAAALIAGCGGDGGDDNGSENGGEDGYEIEPDTTIEFSAETTEWEGLAPSDIEGESNPTLILQAGESYTIGWTEGDDAEHNIEIHDDSGEIVDDLSTDQTTADEIESEEDQMLEFEASENMAEYVCQPHSSNMVGEIQVEGSNGGDSENGNESENGNESENGNESENGNESENGNESENGNESEE from the coding sequence ATGGCACGAGATAACCCAATCTCACGGCGGACGGCGTTGAAGGCTACAGGCGCAACGGCAGCTGCTGCACTCATCGCCGGCTGTGGCGGCGACGGTGGCGACGACAACGGTAGCGAAAACGGCGGCGAAGACGGGTACGAGATCGAACCCGACACGACGATCGAGTTTAGCGCTGAGACGACTGAGTGGGAAGGTCTCGCTCCGAGCGACATCGAGGGCGAATCGAACCCGACCCTCATCCTTCAGGCCGGTGAAAGCTACACGATCGGCTGGACCGAGGGTGACGATGCCGAACACAACATCGAGATTCACGACGACAGCGGCGAAATCGTCGACGACCTCTCGACCGATCAAACGACCGCCGACGAGATCGAGAGCGAGGAGGATCAGATGCTCGAGTTCGAGGCCAGCGAGAACATGGCCGAGTACGTCTGCCAGCCCCACTCGAGTAACATGGTCGGCGAGATTCAGGTCGAAGGCAGCAACGGCGGCGACTCCGAGAACGGCAACGAGTCCGAGAACGGCAACGAGTCCGAGAACGGTAACGAGTCCGAGAACGGCAACGAGTCCGAGAACGGCAACGAGTCCGAGAACGGCAACGAGTCCGAAGAGTAA
- a CDS encoding cupredoxin domain-containing protein, whose protein sequence is MANSDRMTRRTVVRAAGLATATAALAGCIDESSVDDPDDTDDAGSQPSDEQGSEPDGTDDEGQSNGDEAADDAEAAPLEIELRGELDGWRALEPAGIEGDVNPTLTLEAGRTYRLGWTEGDGLGHNIEIRDAHDDVVDGLSTPVTQEPGEQQWLEFEATEEMATYVCTPHESTMRGDIVVETPVDRGSDESDDEGPAAGQEVRIEPGTRVEFRARTIEWEGIAPASVEDLPNPTLVLEDGETYELGWTEGDGTVHNIEIRNADDEVVDDLSTELTSEEQPTDQFLTFEARKEMATYVCAPHAATMQGEIRIEGATPE, encoded by the coding sequence ATGGCCAATTCCGACCGGATGACTCGCCGGACCGTGGTTCGGGCCGCCGGGCTCGCGACGGCGACCGCCGCGCTCGCCGGCTGTATCGACGAGAGCAGCGTCGACGACCCGGACGACACCGACGACGCGGGCTCGCAACCGTCCGACGAGCAGGGATCGGAGCCGGACGGGACCGACGACGAGGGGCAGTCCAACGGCGACGAGGCGGCCGACGACGCGGAAGCGGCGCCGCTCGAGATCGAACTCCGCGGCGAACTCGACGGCTGGCGGGCCCTCGAGCCGGCCGGAATCGAGGGCGACGTGAACCCGACCCTCACGCTCGAGGCGGGCCGGACGTACCGCCTCGGCTGGACCGAGGGCGACGGCCTCGGACACAACATCGAAATCCGGGATGCCCACGATGACGTCGTCGACGGTCTCTCGACGCCCGTGACCCAAGAGCCCGGCGAGCAACAGTGGCTCGAGTTCGAGGCCACCGAGGAGATGGCCACCTACGTGTGCACCCCCCACGAGAGCACGATGCGCGGCGACATCGTCGTCGAGACGCCCGTCGACCGCGGGTCGGACGAGTCCGACGACGAGGGGCCGGCGGCGGGCCAGGAGGTCCGGATCGAACCGGGAACGCGAGTCGAGTTCCGCGCACGGACCATCGAATGGGAGGGGATCGCACCGGCGTCCGTCGAAGACCTACCGAACCCGACGCTCGTCCTCGAGGACGGCGAAACGTACGAACTCGGCTGGACCGAGGGCGACGGAACCGTGCACAACATCGAGATTCGAAACGCCGACGACGAGGTCGTCGACGACCTCTCGACGGAGTTGACTAGCGAAGAGCAGCCCACCGATCAGTTCCTCACATTTGAAGCCCGCAAGGAGATGGCCACCTACGTCTGTGCGCCACACGCCGCCACTATGCAAGGCGAGATCCGGATCGAAGGGGCCACGCCGGAGTAG
- a CDS encoding pyridoxal-phosphate-dependent aminotransferase family protein, translating into MTEKREYKDDYPDKTLYIPGPTEVREDVIEEMSQPMFGHRMDRMTDLYTTIVEDTKEFLGTDNEVIILTGSGTEFMESSILNLVDENVLVTTCGSFSERQANVAERLGKTVDTLEYEWGQAVKPEDVRERLEESDTEYDVVTCVMNESSTGVRNPIEEIGDVVAEFEDTYFVVDAVSALGGDLVEIDDHDIDVIFTSVQKAFAMPPGLAVCVVSDDAYERELESDSASWYGGFQRSLDYYDRKGQTHSTPAIPVMLAYRKQMKYMLEEGHEARDERHREMAEYTREWAREHFDMFPEEGYESQTVSCIENTQGIDVAATIDAVSEEYDFVFSNGYGSALGEQTFRIGHMGEHDLESIKELTDAIEDVADL; encoded by the coding sequence GTGACCGAGAAACGCGAATACAAGGACGACTACCCCGACAAGACGCTGTACATCCCGGGTCCGACCGAGGTACGCGAGGACGTCATCGAGGAGATGAGCCAGCCGATGTTCGGCCACCGGATGGACCGGATGACCGACCTCTACACGACCATCGTCGAGGACACGAAGGAGTTCCTCGGCACCGACAACGAGGTCATCATCCTCACCGGTTCGGGGACCGAGTTCATGGAGAGTTCGATTCTGAACCTCGTCGACGAGAACGTCCTCGTCACGACCTGCGGCAGCTTCAGCGAACGTCAGGCCAACGTCGCCGAACGCCTCGGCAAAACCGTAGACACCCTCGAGTACGAGTGGGGACAGGCGGTCAAACCCGAGGACGTCCGCGAGCGCCTCGAGGAGAGCGACACCGAGTACGACGTCGTCACCTGCGTGATGAACGAGTCCTCGACGGGCGTCCGCAACCCGATCGAGGAGATCGGCGACGTCGTCGCCGAGTTCGAGGACACCTACTTCGTCGTCGACGCCGTCTCCGCGCTGGGCGGCGACCTCGTCGAGATCGACGACCACGACATCGACGTCATCTTCACGTCGGTCCAGAAGGCCTTCGCGATGCCCCCCGGCCTCGCGGTCTGCGTCGTCAGCGACGACGCCTACGAGCGCGAACTCGAGAGCGACTCCGCGTCGTGGTACGGCGGCTTCCAGCGCTCGCTGGACTACTACGACCGGAAGGGCCAGACCCACTCCACGCCGGCAATTCCGGTCATGCTCGCCTATCGCAAACAGATGAAGTACATGCTCGAGGAGGGCCACGAGGCCCGAGACGAGCGCCACCGCGAGATGGCCGAGTACACCCGCGAGTGGGCCCGCGAGCACTTCGACATGTTCCCCGAGGAGGGCTACGAGTCCCAGACGGTGAGCTGTATCGAGAACACGCAGGGGATCGACGTCGCCGCGACCATCGACGCCGTCTCGGAGGAGTACGACTTCGTCTTCTCAAACGGCTACGGCTCGGCGCTGGGCGAGCAGACGTTCCGCATCGGCCACATGGGCGAACACGACCTCGAGTCGATCAAGGAACTGACCGACGCTATCGAGGACGTCGCCGACCTCTAG
- a CDS encoding S8 family peptidase, producing the protein MKLSRRRVLGGIGAGAAAGLLGVPTSAADSGIGTDTERVFVHPQTGSLDELGELLDVVEAVGGTTVLEFDNFDFVVAEVPSTGLDELRQDRRVATVEEDDETGIPSDWSPSLSDIFGSPGGSDCAAHPDQRPSWGVERIGAHDVDSSGSGVDVGILDTGIQSDHCSLSVAGGRNFTSDGTAGDYEDRHGHGTHVAGVAGADDNDRGVVGVAPGANLYAVKVLGDDGSGRYSELIAGIDWCMSNDVEIISMSLGGESSSAAMDRAIEEAHSNGHLLLCAAGNEGNDGSGSCDAETMTYPATHEDVVAITAMDENDRLASYSSVGSAVDLLAPGTNVTSSTVDNEYAEASGTSVATPFVTGVAALVWETREEDGPGPSEPVRKILGETAETVLGTCAEGDGLVNARAALGDERATEGGEWGDGPVGGFRSLLERFVDLIVGFFEWLWELVS; encoded by the coding sequence ATGAAACTCAGTCGGCGGCGGGTACTCGGCGGTATCGGAGCCGGCGCCGCGGCCGGGCTGCTTGGAGTGCCGACGTCAGCCGCGGACTCCGGTATCGGCACCGACACCGAACGGGTGTTCGTCCACCCGCAGACGGGCTCGCTCGACGAACTCGGCGAACTCCTCGACGTAGTCGAGGCCGTCGGCGGCACGACGGTCCTCGAGTTCGACAATTTCGACTTCGTGGTCGCGGAGGTACCGTCGACCGGGTTGGACGAACTGCGTCAGGACCGTCGCGTGGCGACCGTCGAAGAGGACGACGAGACGGGGATTCCCTCGGACTGGTCGCCGTCCCTGTCGGACATCTTCGGTTCTCCCGGCGGCTCGGACTGTGCCGCCCACCCCGACCAACGGCCGTCGTGGGGCGTCGAACGGATCGGCGCCCACGACGTCGACTCGTCCGGGTCGGGCGTCGACGTGGGGATCCTCGACACGGGGATCCAGTCGGACCACTGTAGTCTCTCGGTCGCCGGCGGGCGGAACTTCACCTCTGACGGGACGGCCGGCGACTACGAGGACCGCCACGGCCACGGGACCCACGTCGCCGGAGTCGCCGGCGCCGACGACAACGACCGCGGCGTCGTGGGCGTCGCTCCCGGCGCGAATCTGTACGCAGTGAAGGTGCTCGGGGACGACGGCTCCGGCCGCTACAGCGAGCTGATCGCCGGGATCGACTGGTGCATGTCGAACGACGTAGAGATCATCTCGATGAGCCTCGGCGGCGAGTCCTCGAGCGCCGCGATGGACAGGGCGATCGAAGAGGCACACTCGAACGGCCACCTCCTGCTCTGTGCGGCCGGGAACGAAGGCAACGACGGGAGCGGCTCGTGTGACGCGGAGACGATGACCTACCCGGCGACCCACGAGGACGTCGTCGCGATCACCGCGATGGACGAGAACGACCGGCTGGCGTCCTACAGCAGCGTCGGGTCGGCCGTCGACCTGCTGGCGCCGGGGACGAACGTCACCTCGAGCACCGTCGACAACGAGTACGCCGAGGCGAGCGGCACGAGCGTCGCCACCCCGTTCGTCACCGGCGTCGCGGCGCTCGTCTGGGAGACCCGCGAAGAGGACGGGCCGGGACCGAGCGAGCCGGTTCGGAAGATCCTCGGCGAGACGGCGGAGACGGTGCTCGGAACCTGCGCGGAAGGCGACGGACTCGTCAACGCCCGCGCGGCGCTCGGCGACGAGCGCGCGACGGAGGGCGGGGAGTGGGGCGACGGACCCGTCGGCGGGTTCCGGTCGCTACTCGAGCGGTTCGTGGACCTCATCGTGGGCTTCTTCGAGTGGCTCTGGGAACTCGTTTCGTAA
- the eif1A gene encoding translation initiation factor eIF-1A produces MSDDGDGGRKNLRMPEDDEVFATVTDMLGANRVQVRCADGQERTARIPGKMQKRIWIREDDVVLVEPWDWQDEKADITWRYEKSEADQLREEGHIQ; encoded by the coding sequence ATGAGCGACGACGGTGACGGCGGTCGCAAGAACCTCCGGATGCCCGAAGACGACGAGGTCTTCGCGACCGTCACGGACATGCTCGGGGCGAATCGGGTGCAAGTACGCTGTGCCGACGGTCAGGAGCGCACCGCGCGCATTCCCGGCAAGATGCAAAAGCGCATCTGGATCCGCGAGGACGACGTCGTCCTCGTCGAGCCGTGGGACTGGCAGGACGAGAAGGCCGACATCACCTGGCGCTACGAGAAGAGCGAGGCCGACCAGCTGCGCGAGGAAGGCCATATTCAATAG
- a CDS encoding DUF7470 family protein produces MLKNLDALGIVGLLILLGGIGLIAYANWIVAVGIALVVAGLGLVVKSLISGMLQNFGMF; encoded by the coding sequence ATGCTGAAGAATCTCGACGCGCTCGGAATCGTCGGTCTCCTGATCTTGCTCGGCGGAATCGGTCTCATCGCGTACGCGAACTGGATCGTCGCCGTCGGTATCGCTCTCGTCGTCGCCGGTCTCGGACTGGTCGTCAAGTCCCTGATCTCGGGGATGCTCCAGAACTTCGGGATGTTCTAG